In a genomic window of Agarivorans albus:
- a CDS encoding AAA family ATPase gives MKVDFLKIRDGFKNIHNLEIDFDDKELLTVLIGRNGSGKSNVIEALVRIFRALDLGDEQAPFSYKLIYLLGADNEKMIEVDASPDYGSTPHQQHKIKVAIKQEDNTYSKLEPVALSKVRRDTKGGSEYLPQHLFAYYSGPSDRLEDLFKPHRIKFYNQLLKNKVKIEDEVRPLFYAKPFHSQFVLLAFFLNQQHGVGREFLAEQLGIKDFHSVHFVFRRPDWGKNNKRDTFWGARGVVREFLDRLLPYSYGPVKSTREEATSLTGKGVDNEFVHLFLPDIHGLKKVAKGLKPKDFFKMLESTLLSELIDSVNIKVKLHNDEIVSFSELSEGEQQLLTVLGLLEFTVEDDSLFLLDEPDTHLNPAWAAKYHTFLKRFIPNQKFCHILMVTHHPLAIAELDKQQIQVIRNNQEGQSIAEVPAESPIGMGVNGILTSDMFGMATTLDRHTSGVIEKRRTLLEKESLSENETKKLRKLNGSLERLGYGYTHPDEDYRQFLISRKRAMDAMDSKGIDDTQYRLKIIENILKTKGLV, from the coding sequence GTGAAGGTGGATTTTTTAAAAATCAGGGATGGCTTTAAGAATATCCACAATTTAGAAATTGATTTTGATGATAAAGAATTATTAACAGTTCTTATTGGTAGAAATGGCTCTGGTAAATCGAATGTTATTGAAGCATTAGTACGTATTTTCAGAGCCTTAGACCTTGGTGATGAACAAGCGCCCTTTAGCTATAAATTGATATATTTATTGGGTGCTGATAATGAAAAGATGATTGAAGTTGATGCCTCACCTGACTATGGCAGCACGCCTCATCAGCAGCATAAAATTAAGGTTGCGATTAAACAGGAAGATAATACCTATTCGAAACTTGAACCAGTAGCCTTGTCAAAGGTTAGGCGTGATACCAAAGGGGGTTCAGAATATTTACCTCAACATCTATTCGCCTATTACTCAGGCCCAAGTGATCGACTGGAAGACTTGTTTAAGCCGCATAGAATCAAGTTTTATAATCAACTGTTGAAAAATAAAGTCAAAATTGAAGATGAGGTTCGCCCTTTATTTTACGCAAAACCGTTCCATAGCCAATTTGTACTTCTCGCTTTCTTTTTAAACCAGCAACATGGTGTAGGCCGTGAGTTTCTGGCTGAGCAGCTGGGTATAAAAGACTTTCATTCCGTGCATTTTGTATTTCGTCGGCCGGACTGGGGTAAAAACAATAAGAGAGATACGTTCTGGGGCGCACGAGGTGTAGTTCGCGAGTTTTTAGATAGGTTGCTTCCCTATAGCTATGGGCCTGTAAAATCAACAAGAGAAGAAGCGACCTCGTTAACGGGCAAAGGCGTTGATAATGAGTTCGTACACTTGTTTCTACCAGACATACACGGATTAAAAAAAGTAGCCAAGGGGTTAAAACCTAAAGACTTCTTTAAAATGCTAGAAAGTACATTGTTGTCTGAGCTTATTGATAGCGTAAATATTAAAGTTAAATTGCACAACGATGAGATTGTTAGCTTTAGTGAGCTAAGCGAAGGAGAGCAACAGCTACTAACTGTCCTGGGCCTTTTAGAGTTTACAGTAGAAGATGATTCGTTATTTCTATTGGATGAGCCCGATACTCATTTAAATCCTGCATGGGCAGCTAAATACCATACCTTTCTTAAACGGTTCATACCTAATCAAAAATTCTGTCATATCTTGATGGTAACTCATCACCCACTAGCGATAGCTGAATTGGATAAACAGCAAATACAAGTTATACGCAATAACCAAGAAGGCCAGTCGATAGCTGAGGTGCCCGCTGAAAGCCCAATAGGTATGGGGGTCAATGGAATATTGACCAGTGATATGTTTGGCATGGCGACAACACTAGATAGGCATACAAGCGGTGTAATAGAGAAACGTAGAACGTTACTTGAAAAAGAATCTTTAAGTGAGAATGAAACCAAGAAATTAAGGAAGTTAAACGGCTCTTTAGAACGACTCGGCTATGGCTATACCCACCCAGATGAAGACTATCGACAGTTCTTAATTTCTCGAAAAAGAGCTATGGACGCTATGGACTCGAAAGGTATAGATGACACTCAGTATCGGTTGAAGATAATTGAAAATATTTTGAAGACAAAAGGGCTGGTCTAG